Proteins encoded within one genomic window of Phototrophicus methaneseepsis:
- a CDS encoding response regulator — MPASPAVLYVEDDPRSCKLMKMLLNKRMDLQHVTIFEDSYNFLEHVEDLEPRPDIIFLDIHVPPLDGFEMLAMLRGLEWTRQVPIVALTASVMNEEISRLRTAGFNGCLAKPLNLSAFPDMLNRILGGEVIWSIVEY; from the coding sequence ATGCCCGCTTCGCCCGCTGTCTTATACGTTGAGGATGATCCTCGGAGCTGCAAATTAATGAAGATGCTGCTGAACAAGCGCATGGATTTGCAGCATGTGACGATCTTCGAGGATAGCTATAACTTCCTGGAACATGTAGAAGACCTGGAACCGCGGCCCGACATCATTTTCTTAGACATTCATGTGCCACCGTTGGACGGGTTCGAGATGCTGGCAATGCTGCGAGGCCTGGAATGGACCCGGCAAGTGCCCATCGTCGCACTGACGGCAAGCGTGATGAACGAAGAAATTAGCCGTCTGAGGACAGCAGGCTTCAATGGCTGCCTTGCAAAGCCGCTGAACCTCAGCGCCTTCCCTGATATGCTGAACCGCATTCTCGGCGGCGAAGTTATCTGGAGTATCGTCGAGTATTAA
- a CDS encoding beta-galactosidase codes for MYAPVNEKVPFLWHGGDYNPEQWPRETWQDDFKKMQQAGITSATVGVFSWVSLQPAEDTFTFEWLDEILDGLHEHGIKAILATPSAAQPAWMSAAYPDVLRSDDHGHRKQHGQRVNYCPNSPNYRRFSQDIARRLAERYKDHPAVILWHISNEYGDFCYCDTCAEAFREWLKAKYGTLEELNHRWWTPFWSHTYTDWSQIMPPRAQAEVLTHGLNVDYFRFMTDSQLDCYRHERDTIRAITPDIPITTNLMGAFKPLDYRKWAKEMDVVSWDCYPRPADSPGQIAFLHDLMRGVKDGQPFLLMEQTPSSQNWQAINALKRPGVLRLWSYLAVAHGADSVMYFQWRRGRGGCEKLHGAVLEHAGRTDTRVFREVSQLGAELQQLGDSVIGATVDARVGIVFDWDNWHALDDAIGPVRDKRYREIVTKHYLALYRKNIPVDIIFPDSDLSQYEIVIAPMLYMVKEGFAEKVEAFVQGGGSFVSTNFTGLVDETDLAFENGYPGPLSNVLGIWVEEIDALYEDQTNQIVMKDGGATYTCGHMADLLHTEGADVLAEYGTDFYVGMPVLTKNSFGDGAAYYIASDPEASFLDDFYGTLLNEHDIQSEWDLPEGVEISQRHTDDQVITFVLNHNSESVTIDLGQTIYSDLLGGEEVSGEVHLPPYDVRILATTRAASS; via the coding sequence ATGTATGCACCTGTTAACGAGAAAGTCCCTTTTTTGTGGCATGGGGGCGACTATAACCCTGAACAGTGGCCCCGCGAGACATGGCAAGATGATTTTAAGAAGATGCAGCAAGCTGGCATCACATCAGCCACAGTCGGCGTCTTTAGCTGGGTATCTTTACAACCTGCGGAAGATACCTTCACCTTTGAATGGCTGGATGAAATCCTCGATGGGCTGCACGAACACGGCATCAAGGCCATCCTGGCGACGCCTTCCGCCGCGCAACCCGCCTGGATGTCCGCCGCTTACCCGGATGTACTGCGTTCTGATGACCATGGGCACCGTAAGCAACACGGCCAGCGCGTTAACTACTGTCCCAATTCCCCCAACTATCGCCGCTTTTCACAAGATATTGCCCGCCGCTTAGCGGAGCGCTACAAAGATCATCCGGCTGTGATTTTGTGGCATATCAGCAACGAGTACGGCGATTTTTGCTATTGTGATACCTGTGCGGAAGCTTTCCGTGAATGGTTGAAGGCGAAGTATGGCACCCTCGAAGAACTGAATCACCGCTGGTGGACGCCTTTCTGGAGCCATACCTATACGGATTGGTCACAGATTATGCCACCGCGTGCCCAGGCGGAAGTGCTCACCCATGGCCTGAATGTGGATTACTTCCGCTTCATGACGGATTCTCAGTTGGATTGTTACCGTCATGAGCGTGACACCATCCGGGCCATCACGCCCGACATCCCCATTACCACTAACCTGATGGGCGCGTTTAAGCCGCTCGATTACCGCAAATGGGCCAAGGAGATGGATGTCGTCTCCTGGGATTGCTACCCACGCCCTGCGGATTCCCCTGGTCAGATCGCTTTCCTGCATGACCTCATGCGTGGCGTTAAAGATGGGCAGCCCTTCCTGCTCATGGAACAGACGCCTTCCAGCCAGAACTGGCAGGCCATCAATGCGCTGAAGCGCCCCGGCGTGCTGCGCTTATGGAGCTACCTCGCCGTAGCCCATGGTGCAGATTCCGTCATGTACTTCCAATGGCGGCGTGGGCGTGGCGGCTGCGAAAAGCTGCATGGGGCCGTCCTGGAACATGCAGGCCGTACAGATACGCGCGTCTTCCGCGAAGTCAGCCAGCTCGGTGCTGAATTACAGCAGCTCGGTGACAGCGTCATTGGGGCCACGGTCGATGCCAGGGTCGGCATCGTCTTTGATTGGGATAACTGGCATGCCCTGGATGATGCCATCGGCCCGGTACGCGATAAGCGCTACCGCGAAATCGTCACCAAGCACTATCTGGCCCTGTACCGCAAGAATATCCCCGTTGATATCATCTTCCCAGATAGCGACCTGAGCCAATATGAGATCGTCATCGCACCCATGCTGTATATGGTTAAAGAAGGCTTTGCGGAAAAAGTAGAAGCCTTCGTCCAGGGGGGCGGGTCCTTTGTCAGTACCAACTTCACCGGGCTTGTCGATGAAACCGACCTGGCCTTTGAAAATGGCTACCCTGGCCCGCTGAGCAATGTCCTCGGCATCTGGGTAGAGGAGATTGACGCCCTCTATGAAGACCAGACCAACCAGATCGTCATGAAGGATGGCGGCGCAACTTACACATGCGGGCATATGGCCGACCTGCTACATACAGAAGGTGCGGATGTGCTGGCGGAATATGGTACTGATTTCTATGTAGGGATGCCCGTCCTGACGAAAAACAGCTTCGGCGATGGGGCCGCCTATTACATAGCGAGCGACCCGGAAGCAAGTTTCCTGGATGACTTCTACGGCACCCTGTTGAACGAACATGATATTCAATCTGAGTGGGACCTGCCGGAAGGCGTCGAGATCAGCCAGCGCCACACAGACGATCAGGTCATTACCTTTGTGCTGAACCACAATTCTGAGTCCGTGACAATCGACCTGGGCCAGACGATTTACAGCGACTTATTAGGTGGTGAAGAAGTCTCCGGCGAGGTCCATCTGCCACCTTACGACGTCCGTATCCTGGCGACAACACGTGCCGCATCGTCATAA
- a CDS encoding alpha-L-fucosidase, protein MPTPFEPTWESLANFTIPDWYPDAKFGIFIHWGIYSVPAFDNEWYSRNMYLQNNTAFEHHQEVWGAQSKFGYKDFIPMFKAEKFDPDAWMSLLKEAGARYVVPVAEHHDGFAMYDSDYSDWTATKMGPKRDIIGELANAAREQDLVFGLSSHRAEHWWFMNGGRDFDSDVQDPAYDDFYGPAKVTENSRHTSGDAWQSRDWQPRPHAKFLEDWLARCTELVDKYQPQLYYFDWWIRQLVFEPYLQRFAAYYYNRGAEWNKGVAINCKNEAYPDGTVVFDVERGQLGDIRYPMWQTDTSVSKTSWSYVENHDYKETSAILHDLIDIVSKNGNLLLDIGPKADGTIPEVEQAMLREIGGWLATNGEAIYGSRPWKKYGEGPTQVVAGEFSDTKREAFTSKDVRFTTQGDTVYAMVMGTPEEGTVAIESLGSDKGLYTGEINKVSLLGSESALSWSQSGQALTITLPQDTPSAHAITFKIEA, encoded by the coding sequence ATGCCTACACCTTTCGAGCCAACGTGGGAATCTCTCGCTAACTTCACCATTCCAGATTGGTACCCGGACGCTAAGTTCGGCATCTTCATCCACTGGGGCATCTATTCTGTCCCGGCCTTCGATAATGAGTGGTACTCTCGCAATATGTATCTACAAAACAACACCGCTTTTGAGCATCACCAGGAGGTCTGGGGAGCACAATCCAAGTTTGGCTATAAAGATTTTATCCCCATGTTTAAAGCGGAAAAGTTCGATCCGGATGCATGGATGAGCCTTCTCAAAGAAGCCGGCGCGCGCTATGTCGTCCCTGTGGCGGAGCATCACGATGGGTTTGCCATGTACGACAGTGATTATTCCGACTGGACGGCTACCAAAATGGGGCCAAAGCGCGACATCATCGGCGAACTGGCAAACGCCGCCCGTGAACAAGACCTCGTCTTTGGCCTTTCCAGCCATCGGGCGGAACACTGGTGGTTCATGAATGGAGGCCGCGACTTTGATTCCGACGTACAGGACCCAGCTTACGATGATTTTTATGGCCCGGCAAAGGTGACGGAAAATAGCAGGCATACGAGCGGTGATGCTTGGCAAAGCCGGGATTGGCAGCCACGCCCACACGCTAAATTCCTGGAAGACTGGCTGGCACGCTGCACAGAACTGGTCGATAAATATCAGCCACAGCTTTATTACTTCGACTGGTGGATTCGCCAGTTGGTGTTTGAACCCTATTTGCAGCGCTTCGCCGCGTATTACTACAATCGCGGGGCAGAATGGAATAAGGGCGTAGCGATCAACTGCAAGAATGAAGCTTACCCGGATGGCACCGTCGTCTTTGATGTAGAGCGCGGCCAGCTCGGCGACATTCGCTACCCCATGTGGCAGACGGATACATCCGTCTCCAAAACATCATGGTCTTATGTCGAAAACCACGACTATAAAGAAACCAGCGCCATCCTGCATGACCTCATCGACATTGTGAGCAAAAACGGGAATCTGCTGCTGGATATTGGCCCCAAAGCCGATGGCACCATCCCAGAAGTTGAACAAGCTATGCTACGCGAGATCGGCGGTTGGCTGGCGACCAATGGCGAAGCTATCTACGGCTCCCGCCCGTGGAAAAAGTATGGTGAGGGGCCGACGCAGGTCGTCGCCGGGGAATTTTCCGATACGAAGCGAGAAGCTTTCACAAGCAAAGACGTGCGCTTCACAACCCAGGGCGATACTGTCTACGCGATGGTGATGGGCACGCCCGAAGAAGGCACTGTAGCGATTGAATCGCTCGGCAGCGATAAGGGCCTGTATACGGGTGAAATCAACAAGGTGAGCCTGCTCGGCAGTGAATCCGCACTTTCCTGGTCCCAGAGTGGGCAAGCACTCACAATCACCTTGCCGCAAGATACCCCATCCGCCCATGCCATCACCTTTAAAATAGAAGCATAA
- a CDS encoding ABC transporter ATP-binding protein produces MSEERNERQSTPRQHGPMGGGPMGGMGMPGQKARDFRGTMSKLISYLREYRLSIIIVLIFAAASTVFSIVGPRILGEATTKLFEGVLAQLAGSEEGIDFEFIGNIVLLLLVLYVISAIFRYIQTWIMAGVSMKVTYKMRKDISEKMNRLPLRYFDGTSHGEVLSRITNDVDTVSQSLNQSLAQIVTSVTMLIGVIIMMLSISVLMTVASILVIPLSLVIVAVVVSRSQRYFSEQQEYLGHLNGHIEEMYSGHIVVKAYNGEEKSIETFDVFNTELYDSAWKSQFLSGLLMPIMTFVGNVGYVVVSLLGGYLAINGAITVGDIQAFIQYSRTFMQPITQIANISNVLQQTAAAAERVFEFLAEEEEVPNTDSPVQPQNVEGHVTFDHVKFGYNADNIIIKDFSAEVEPGKKIAIVGPTGAGKTTIVKLLMRFYDVNGGGILVDGHDIRDYTRHDLRKSFGMVLQDAWLYNDTIMENIRYGRLDATDEEVIAAAKAAHVDHFVRTLPDGYQTILDEESGNVSAGQKQLLTIARVILADPSILILDEATSSVDTRTEVLIQRAMDNLMQNRTSFIIAHRLSTIRNADSILVMRDGDIVEQGNHEELLERGGFYAELYNSQFETTEEPSVA; encoded by the coding sequence ATGAGCGAAGAAAGAAACGAAAGACAATCCACGCCCAGACAGCACGGTCCGATGGGTGGCGGCCCAATGGGCGGCATGGGTATGCCAGGACAAAAGGCCCGCGACTTCAGGGGCACGATGTCTAAGCTCATCAGTTATCTGCGTGAGTATAGGCTGTCAATTATCATCGTGTTGATCTTCGCGGCAGCTTCGACAGTGTTCTCCATTGTGGGGCCAAGGATCCTGGGCGAAGCCACAACGAAACTCTTCGAAGGCGTGCTGGCACAACTGGCAGGCTCCGAAGAAGGCATCGACTTTGAATTCATCGGCAATATTGTGCTCTTGCTGCTGGTGCTTTACGTCATCTCTGCCATCTTCAGATACATCCAGACGTGGATTATGGCTGGCGTCTCTATGAAGGTAACGTACAAGATGCGCAAGGACATCTCCGAGAAGATGAACCGCCTGCCGCTGCGTTACTTCGACGGGACAAGCCATGGTGAAGTACTCTCGCGCATCACCAACGATGTAGATACCGTGAGCCAATCCCTGAACCAGAGTCTGGCACAAATTGTCACCTCCGTCACCATGCTGATCGGCGTGATCATCATGATGCTGTCCATCAGCGTTTTGATGACGGTTGCAAGTATTCTGGTCATTCCACTGTCGCTGGTCATCGTGGCTGTGGTCGTCAGCCGGTCACAACGTTATTTCTCTGAACAGCAGGAATACCTGGGCCATCTCAACGGTCACATCGAAGAGATGTATAGCGGCCACATCGTCGTCAAAGCCTATAATGGCGAAGAGAAAAGTATTGAGACCTTCGACGTTTTCAATACAGAGTTGTACGACAGCGCATGGAAGTCACAATTCCTATCGGGCCTCTTGATGCCGATTATGACATTCGTCGGCAACGTGGGTTATGTGGTTGTTTCGCTGTTGGGTGGGTATCTGGCGATTAACGGCGCTATCACGGTCGGTGATATTCAGGCATTCATCCAGTACTCGCGCACCTTCATGCAGCCGATCACACAGATCGCGAATATCTCCAACGTGCTGCAGCAGACGGCTGCCGCGGCGGAACGCGTCTTCGAATTTTTGGCGGAAGAAGAAGAAGTCCCGAACACGGATTCCCCCGTCCAGCCGCAGAATGTCGAAGGCCACGTCACATTCGACCATGTGAAGTTCGGCTACAATGCGGATAACATCATTATCAAGGACTTCTCCGCAGAAGTTGAACCGGGTAAGAAGATCGCCATCGTGGGGCCGACGGGTGCCGGCAAGACGACCATCGTCAAGCTGTTGATGCGCTTCTACGATGTGAATGGTGGTGGGATTCTGGTTGACGGTCATGACATCCGCGACTATACGCGCCATGACCTGCGCAAGTCGTTCGGCATGGTTTTACAGGATGCGTGGCTCTATAACGACACCATCATGGAGAATATCCGTTATGGTCGCCTGGACGCGACCGATGAAGAAGTCATCGCCGCTGCGAAGGCCGCTCACGTGGACCACTTCGTCCGCACCCTGCCAGATGGCTACCAGACGATCCTGGATGAAGAATCCGGCAATGTCTCCGCGGGTCAAAAGCAGTTGCTGACGATTGCCCGCGTCATCCTGGCTGATCCGAGTATCCTGATCCTGGATGAGGCAACCAGTTCAGTGGATACCCGCACCGAGGTATTGATCCAGCGTGCGATGGATAACCTGATGCAGAACCGTACAAGCTTCATCATTGCGCACCGTCTTTCCACAATTCGCAATGCAGATTCCATCTTGGTCATGCGTGATGGCGATATCGTGGAACAAGGCAACCATGAAGAACTGCTGGAACGCGGCGGCTTCTATGCCGAGCTGTACAACAGCCAGTTCGAAACAACGGAAGAGCCAAGCGTCGCTTAG
- a CDS encoding sensor histidine kinase yields the protein MSMEILKFDAVHNVRMDLIKHTEDEQALQQITVFKAAALSAGSVCVLLAFVYLFTGYQAASQTGWPAYWIGTNFAVVGAWSAIALAKANVTNFKFFSVTWMALAAWLVFTFGLFQSEEFLNIAALGSTIIIILGIFLQVTKNPLYWAAINASGYLFMIYLEHVLEVPPVDLGTLTPLVIFGVPVMVMFILAAMGQVTIRNIQVSLLESENRRRHLEVQEEQLIEFAREAEQGRKKAEEVDRVKSAFLASMSHELRTPLNSVINFTQFVLDGDTGEINEEQGELLQEVVASSHHLLALINDVLDISKIESGSLHLFVEEDVELQPIIDRMVSTARSLRTNPSVRIETEIADDLPHIRADKQRILQILLNIISNACKFTEDGIITIKAHRAKEDEIVISVTDTGIGIAAKDFGSVFEPFKQTRTVLNQGKGTGLGMPIARSLTEAHGGHLDLESEVGKGSTFSVTLPIKSEALIPYMN from the coding sequence ATGTCAATGGAAATTTTAAAATTCGATGCTGTTCACAACGTCCGTATGGATCTCATCAAACATACGGAAGATGAACAAGCACTCCAGCAAATAACGGTCTTCAAAGCGGCGGCGCTTTCTGCTGGGAGCGTGTGTGTTTTGCTGGCCTTTGTCTACTTGTTCACCGGTTATCAGGCGGCATCACAAACAGGCTGGCCTGCTTATTGGATTGGCACCAATTTTGCGGTGGTCGGCGCCTGGTCAGCCATCGCGCTGGCAAAAGCCAACGTCACGAACTTTAAGTTCTTCAGTGTGACGTGGATGGCGCTGGCCGCCTGGTTGGTCTTCACCTTCGGTCTGTTCCAATCGGAAGAATTCCTGAATATCGCAGCATTGGGTTCAACCATCATCATTATCCTGGGCATCTTCCTACAGGTCACCAAGAACCCGCTGTATTGGGCAGCGATCAACGCCTCTGGCTATCTTTTCATGATCTACCTTGAACACGTCCTGGAAGTCCCACCTGTCGACCTGGGCACCCTGACGCCACTCGTTATCTTCGGCGTTCCAGTCATGGTTATGTTCATCCTGGCGGCTATGGGGCAAGTGACCATCCGCAATATTCAGGTCAGCCTGCTAGAGAGTGAGAATCGCCGCCGCCACCTGGAAGTTCAGGAAGAACAGCTTATTGAGTTCGCCCGTGAAGCTGAACAAGGCCGTAAGAAGGCAGAAGAAGTCGATCGAGTGAAATCCGCATTCCTGGCGAGTATGTCCCATGAGCTGCGGACGCCGCTCAACTCCGTGATTAACTTCACCCAGTTTGTATTGGATGGCGATACAGGCGAGATCAACGAAGAGCAAGGCGAACTTTTGCAAGAAGTCGTCGCCAGCAGCCATCATCTGCTCGCGCTGATTAACGATGTGCTCGATATTTCAAAGATTGAATCCGGTTCATTGCACTTATTCGTTGAAGAAGACGTCGAACTCCAGCCTATTATTGACCGTATGGTGAGCACAGCGCGCAGCCTACGCACCAATCCATCCGTCCGTATCGAAACAGAGATTGCAGACGATCTGCCTCATATCCGTGCGGATAAACAACGTATCCTGCAAATCTTACTGAACATCATCTCTAACGCGTGCAAGTTCACAGAAGACGGCATCATCACCATTAAAGCGCATCGTGCAAAAGAAGACGAAATCGTCATTTCTGTGACGGATACCGGCATCGGCATTGCTGCCAAAGACTTCGGCAGCGTCTTCGAGCCTTTTAAACAGACGCGAACTGTGCTGAATCAGGGTAAAGGCACCGGGTTGGGTATGCCTATTGCCAGGAGCCTGACGGAAGCCCATGGTGGGCACCTGGACCTGGAAAGCGAAGTCGGCAAAGGGTCGACATTCAGCGTGACCTTACCCATTAAATCAGAGGCGCTCATCCCCTACATGAACTAG
- a CDS encoding response regulator: protein MAQQPHALVIDDNALNVKVMSQLLHKQGVMVTDVQNPNSLESFLPQLGPVDIIFVDLEMPGLDGYSVKEMIRAYNISSPIIAYTVHVSEINEVRKSGFDGFLGKPLDGTRFPGQLDRILRGESVWEWER, encoded by the coding sequence ATGGCCCAACAACCACACGCACTTGTTATTGATGATAACGCGCTGAACGTCAAAGTTATGAGCCAGCTCCTGCACAAGCAGGGCGTTATGGTGACGGACGTACAAAACCCCAACTCGCTGGAGAGCTTCTTACCGCAGCTTGGCCCTGTCGATATTATCTTTGTCGATCTGGAGATGCCCGGCTTGGATGGTTACTCCGTCAAGGAGATGATTCGCGCTTATAACATTAGCTCTCCCATCATCGCTTACACTGTCCACGTGAGCGAAATTAACGAGGTGCGCAAATCCGGGTTTGACGGTTTCCTGGGTAAACCGCTCGATGGCACCCGCTTCCCTGGGCAGTTAGACCGCATCCTGCGGGGCGAATCCGTCTGGGAATGGGAACGCTAA
- a CDS encoding glycoside hydrolase family 172 protein produces the protein MSAFNGLNMHLGNLSLLSGARTRSISAENFTGEKGQGGMATEGTGAVQARNLGQGWKVSPSINIAPLQTVTLAEIEGPGAIQHIWLTVHPRYWRSLVFRFYWDDEETPSIEVPLGDFFCNGWCERSNVSSIPVAVNPAGGFNSYWEMPFRKAARITLENLVDDEVRGFYYQITYALTDVPENAAYFHAQWRRSNPLPYKTDHTLLDGVTGQGHYVGTYLAWGVNNNGWWGEGEIKFFMDSDEAFPTICGTGTEDYFGGAWNFEHPKGEYGIYSTPYLGLSQVIKPDGLYRSQQRFGMYRWHVMDPIRFQQDLRVTIQALGWRTEQGYLPLKDDIASTAFWYQSEPHGSFPPLPTYEFLEVI, from the coding sequence ATGTCCGCGTTTAATGGTTTGAATATGCACCTCGGCAATTTGTCGCTTCTCTCTGGAGCGCGTACGCGTTCCATCAGTGCGGAAAACTTCACGGGTGAAAAAGGCCAGGGAGGCATGGCGACAGAAGGCACAGGTGCTGTTCAGGCGCGCAACTTGGGCCAGGGCTGGAAGGTCTCGCCCAGCATCAATATAGCCCCTCTACAGACAGTCACCCTGGCGGAAATCGAAGGCCCTGGGGCGATCCAGCACATCTGGCTGACGGTGCATCCGCGTTATTGGCGTAGCCTGGTATTCCGCTTCTATTGGGATGATGAAGAGACCCCTTCTATTGAGGTGCCTCTGGGTGATTTCTTCTGCAATGGCTGGTGCGAACGCAGCAATGTCAGCTCTATACCCGTAGCCGTGAACCCGGCGGGTGGCTTCAACAGCTATTGGGAGATGCCATTTCGCAAAGCGGCACGCATCACGCTGGAAAATCTGGTGGATGATGAGGTGCGCGGCTTTTATTATCAGATCACCTATGCGCTGACAGATGTGCCTGAGAACGCAGCTTACTTCCATGCCCAGTGGCGGCGCAGCAACCCCCTGCCCTACAAAACGGACCATACGCTGCTGGATGGTGTGACGGGCCAGGGGCACTATGTCGGCACTTATCTCGCCTGGGGTGTGAATAACAATGGCTGGTGGGGAGAAGGTGAAATTAAGTTCTTTATGGATAGTGATGAGGCTTTCCCAACGATATGCGGCACAGGCACTGAAGATTACTTTGGCGGGGCGTGGAATTTTGAGCATCCCAAAGGCGAGTATGGCATCTATTCAACGCCTTACCTGGGCCTGTCACAGGTGATTAAACCTGATGGGCTTTATCGCAGTCAGCAGCGTTTTGGGATGTATCGCTGGCATGTGATGGACCCGATTCGGTTTCAACAGGATTTGCGCGTGACGATCCAGGCGTTGGGCTGGCGGACGGAGCAGGGTTACTTGCCCCTGAAAGATGACATCGCCTCAACGGCCTTCTGGTATCAGTCGGAGCCGCACGGATCTTTCCCTCCACTCCCGACGTATGAATTTCTGGAAGTGATTTAG